A part of Andrena cerasifolii isolate SP2316 chromosome 10, iyAndCera1_principal, whole genome shotgun sequence genomic DNA contains:
- the LOC143373786 gene encoding uncharacterized protein LOC143373786 isoform X2 produces MQRSHIVNLTWSFLTSGNENANNLWPELCQKDQVKHSARKKQLMHAEESTTTVSLDDSEYPELGSATVRSKTSAAEKKQCVQSPTIRVLVPTEFNMEPQKSKYVRRFKRTEKICINLQEALQNTRCVNKGNGKGLPRLRINIYKGNSGVASKGMDRDTNFKFKKVRVSISKDKKPSKLKRIILSSRVQRARINVEKREAFEHEKMEAICKEVDSINFNALKITADPEIDVDYNRHMCTMTLYGNDYRASDEGNVSETSVYHRPDIIKKINNLRIGGKSVSNQLAASNSRARFKRDNDTIGDDIIEQTLSLEIKEDVKQENNIELDDRIFLKYSHNFREYCTNMLTPGLNDSLEKFLREITRLQKRFHEKNPNKSKYKRRYYSGLKEVRKHIELKKIKFVIIAPDVEKVDLEDGLNDQVEKLLDTCKRQNIVFCFGLRRRKLGYFNHGRGLVACIGVANYSGTEELYKNVLTELVHARNEFKVRSGATAATIDTSKLISEDYLLSENINVLLQILSPISMNI; encoded by the exons ATGCAGAGATCACATATTGTTAATCTGACCTGGTCATTTCT CACAAGTGGAAATGAGAATGCTAATAATCTGTGGCCAGAGCTTTGTCAGAAGGATCAAGTCAAGCATTCTGCACGCAAGAAACAATTGATGCATGCTGAGGAAAGCACCACGACTGTGAGCTTGGACGACTCAGAGTATCCCGAGCTTGGCAGCGCGACTGTTAGGAGTAAGACTTCTGCTGCGGAGAAGAAGCAGTGTGTACAGAGCCCGACCATAAGAGTTTTAGTACCTACGGAGTTCAACATGGAACCACAGAAGTCAAAGTATGTCAGAAGGTTTAAGAGAACAGAAAAAATCTGTATCAATCTTCAGGAAGCTTTGCAG AACACTAGATGCGTAAACAAAGGGAATGGCAAGGGACTACCAAGATTGAGAATCAACATTTATAAAGGAAATTCTGGTGTAGCGTCGAAGGGAATGGATAGGGATACGAATTTCAAGTTCAAGAAAGTCAGGGTGTCTATTTCGAAGGATAAGAAACCATCGAAATTGAAGAGAATAATTCTATCGAGCCGCGTCCAGAGAGCGCGAATCAATGTAGAGAAAAGAGAGGCCTTCGAGCATGAGAAAATGGAGGCTATTTGCAAAGAAGTAGACTCTATCAACTTCAATGCTCTAAAGATTACAGCAGATCCGGAAATCGACGTGGATTATAACAGACACATGTGTACAATGACGCTGTACGGCAATGATTATAGGGCCAGCGACGAAGGGAACGTTTCTGAAACATCTGTATATCACAGACCagatataataaagaaaataaataatcttCGTATCGGAGGAAAGAGCGTGTCGAATCAATTAGCTGCGAGTAACAGTCGAGCGCGTTTTAAACGCGACAACGATACGATTGGAGACGACATTATAGAACAGACCCTTTCTCTCGAAATAAAGGAAGACGTCAAACAAGAGAATAACATTGAATTGGACgatagaatttttttgaaatattctCACAACTTTAGAGA ATATTGCACGAATATGTTGACGCCAGGCCTGAACGACAGCCTTGAGAAATTTCTACGCGAGATTACGAGACTCCAGAAAAGATTCCACGAGAAGAATCCGAATAAATCCAAGTACAAACGTCGTTACTATTCTGGATTGAAGGAAGTTCGCAAGCATATCGAGTTGAAGAAGATTAAATTTGTGATTATCGCCCCTGACGTTGAGAAGGTCGACCTCGAAG ATGGATTGAACGACCAGGTGGAGAAGCTGCTAGATACGTGCAAGAGGCAAAACATAGTCTTCTGTTTCGGTTTGCGAAGGCGAAAGTTGGGATACTTCAATCATGGAAGAGGACTTGTGGCCTGTATTGGTGTGGCGAATTACAGTGGCACCGAA GAACTTTACAAGAATGTTTTAACGGAACTGGTGCACGCGCGGAACGAGTTCAAAGTGCGAAGCGGGGCAACGGCTGCGACTATCGATACATCGAAACTGATCTCGGAAGATTATCTGCTGTCGGAGAATATCAACGTACTTTTGCAAATTTTATCCCCGATTAGCATGAACATTTAA
- the LOC143373786 gene encoding uncharacterized protein LOC143373786 isoform X3 produces MQRSHIVNLTWSFLGNENANNLWPELCQKDQVKHSARKKQLMHAEESTTTVSLDDSEYPELGSATVRSKTSAAEKKQCVQSPTIRVLVPTEFNMEPQKSKYVRRFKRTEKICINLQEALQNTRCVNKGNGKGLPRLRINIYKGNSGVASKGMDRDTNFKFKKVRVSISKDKKPSKLKRIILSSRVQRARINVEKREAFEHEKMEAICKEVDSINFNALKITADPEIDVDYNRHMCTMTLYGNDYRASDEGNVSETSVYHRPDIIKKINNLRIGGKSVSNQLAASNSRARFKRDNDTIGDDIIEQTLSLEIKEDVKQENNIELDDRIFLKYSHNFREYCTNMLTPGLNDSLEKFLREITRLQKRFHEKNPNKSKYKRRYYSGLKEVRKHIELKKIKFVIIAPDVEKVDLEDGLNDQVEKLLDTCKRQNIVFCFGLRRRKLGYFNHGRGLVACIGVANYSGTEELYKNVLTELVHARNEFKVRSGATAATIDTSKLISEDYLLSENINVLLQILSPISMNI; encoded by the exons ATGCAGAGATCACATATTGTTAATCTGACCTGGTCATTTCT TGGAAATGAGAATGCTAATAATCTGTGGCCAGAGCTTTGTCAGAAGGATCAAGTCAAGCATTCTGCACGCAAGAAACAATTGATGCATGCTGAGGAAAGCACCACGACTGTGAGCTTGGACGACTCAGAGTATCCCGAGCTTGGCAGCGCGACTGTTAGGAGTAAGACTTCTGCTGCGGAGAAGAAGCAGTGTGTACAGAGCCCGACCATAAGAGTTTTAGTACCTACGGAGTTCAACATGGAACCACAGAAGTCAAAGTATGTCAGAAGGTTTAAGAGAACAGAAAAAATCTGTATCAATCTTCAGGAAGCTTTGCAG AACACTAGATGCGTAAACAAAGGGAATGGCAAGGGACTACCAAGATTGAGAATCAACATTTATAAAGGAAATTCTGGTGTAGCGTCGAAGGGAATGGATAGGGATACGAATTTCAAGTTCAAGAAAGTCAGGGTGTCTATTTCGAAGGATAAGAAACCATCGAAATTGAAGAGAATAATTCTATCGAGCCGCGTCCAGAGAGCGCGAATCAATGTAGAGAAAAGAGAGGCCTTCGAGCATGAGAAAATGGAGGCTATTTGCAAAGAAGTAGACTCTATCAACTTCAATGCTCTAAAGATTACAGCAGATCCGGAAATCGACGTGGATTATAACAGACACATGTGTACAATGACGCTGTACGGCAATGATTATAGGGCCAGCGACGAAGGGAACGTTTCTGAAACATCTGTATATCACAGACCagatataataaagaaaataaataatcttCGTATCGGAGGAAAGAGCGTGTCGAATCAATTAGCTGCGAGTAACAGTCGAGCGCGTTTTAAACGCGACAACGATACGATTGGAGACGACATTATAGAACAGACCCTTTCTCTCGAAATAAAGGAAGACGTCAAACAAGAGAATAACATTGAATTGGACgatagaatttttttgaaatattctCACAACTTTAGAGA ATATTGCACGAATATGTTGACGCCAGGCCTGAACGACAGCCTTGAGAAATTTCTACGCGAGATTACGAGACTCCAGAAAAGATTCCACGAGAAGAATCCGAATAAATCCAAGTACAAACGTCGTTACTATTCTGGATTGAAGGAAGTTCGCAAGCATATCGAGTTGAAGAAGATTAAATTTGTGATTATCGCCCCTGACGTTGAGAAGGTCGACCTCGAAG ATGGATTGAACGACCAGGTGGAGAAGCTGCTAGATACGTGCAAGAGGCAAAACATAGTCTTCTGTTTCGGTTTGCGAAGGCGAAAGTTGGGATACTTCAATCATGGAAGAGGACTTGTGGCCTGTATTGGTGTGGCGAATTACAGTGGCACCGAA GAACTTTACAAGAATGTTTTAACGGAACTGGTGCACGCGCGGAACGAGTTCAAAGTGCGAAGCGGGGCAACGGCTGCGACTATCGATACATCGAAACTGATCTCGGAAGATTATCTGCTGTCGGAGAATATCAACGTACTTTTGCAAATTTTATCCCCGATTAGCATGAACATTTAA
- the LOC143373786 gene encoding uncharacterized protein LOC143373786 isoform X1, translated as MQRSHIVNLTWSFLLHHLCSTSGNENANNLWPELCQKDQVKHSARKKQLMHAEESTTTVSLDDSEYPELGSATVRSKTSAAEKKQCVQSPTIRVLVPTEFNMEPQKSKYVRRFKRTEKICINLQEALQNTRCVNKGNGKGLPRLRINIYKGNSGVASKGMDRDTNFKFKKVRVSISKDKKPSKLKRIILSSRVQRARINVEKREAFEHEKMEAICKEVDSINFNALKITADPEIDVDYNRHMCTMTLYGNDYRASDEGNVSETSVYHRPDIIKKINNLRIGGKSVSNQLAASNSRARFKRDNDTIGDDIIEQTLSLEIKEDVKQENNIELDDRIFLKYSHNFREYCTNMLTPGLNDSLEKFLREITRLQKRFHEKNPNKSKYKRRYYSGLKEVRKHIELKKIKFVIIAPDVEKVDLEDGLNDQVEKLLDTCKRQNIVFCFGLRRRKLGYFNHGRGLVACIGVANYSGTEELYKNVLTELVHARNEFKVRSGATAATIDTSKLISEDYLLSENINVLLQILSPISMNI; from the exons ATGCAGAGATCACATATTGTTAATCTGACCTGGTCATTTCT TTTGCATCACCTTTGCAGCACAAGTGGAAATGAGAATGCTAATAATCTGTGGCCAGAGCTTTGTCAGAAGGATCAAGTCAAGCATTCTGCACGCAAGAAACAATTGATGCATGCTGAGGAAAGCACCACGACTGTGAGCTTGGACGACTCAGAGTATCCCGAGCTTGGCAGCGCGACTGTTAGGAGTAAGACTTCTGCTGCGGAGAAGAAGCAGTGTGTACAGAGCCCGACCATAAGAGTTTTAGTACCTACGGAGTTCAACATGGAACCACAGAAGTCAAAGTATGTCAGAAGGTTTAAGAGAACAGAAAAAATCTGTATCAATCTTCAGGAAGCTTTGCAG AACACTAGATGCGTAAACAAAGGGAATGGCAAGGGACTACCAAGATTGAGAATCAACATTTATAAAGGAAATTCTGGTGTAGCGTCGAAGGGAATGGATAGGGATACGAATTTCAAGTTCAAGAAAGTCAGGGTGTCTATTTCGAAGGATAAGAAACCATCGAAATTGAAGAGAATAATTCTATCGAGCCGCGTCCAGAGAGCGCGAATCAATGTAGAGAAAAGAGAGGCCTTCGAGCATGAGAAAATGGAGGCTATTTGCAAAGAAGTAGACTCTATCAACTTCAATGCTCTAAAGATTACAGCAGATCCGGAAATCGACGTGGATTATAACAGACACATGTGTACAATGACGCTGTACGGCAATGATTATAGGGCCAGCGACGAAGGGAACGTTTCTGAAACATCTGTATATCACAGACCagatataataaagaaaataaataatcttCGTATCGGAGGAAAGAGCGTGTCGAATCAATTAGCTGCGAGTAACAGTCGAGCGCGTTTTAAACGCGACAACGATACGATTGGAGACGACATTATAGAACAGACCCTTTCTCTCGAAATAAAGGAAGACGTCAAACAAGAGAATAACATTGAATTGGACgatagaatttttttgaaatattctCACAACTTTAGAGA ATATTGCACGAATATGTTGACGCCAGGCCTGAACGACAGCCTTGAGAAATTTCTACGCGAGATTACGAGACTCCAGAAAAGATTCCACGAGAAGAATCCGAATAAATCCAAGTACAAACGTCGTTACTATTCTGGATTGAAGGAAGTTCGCAAGCATATCGAGTTGAAGAAGATTAAATTTGTGATTATCGCCCCTGACGTTGAGAAGGTCGACCTCGAAG ATGGATTGAACGACCAGGTGGAGAAGCTGCTAGATACGTGCAAGAGGCAAAACATAGTCTTCTGTTTCGGTTTGCGAAGGCGAAAGTTGGGATACTTCAATCATGGAAGAGGACTTGTGGCCTGTATTGGTGTGGCGAATTACAGTGGCACCGAA GAACTTTACAAGAATGTTTTAACGGAACTGGTGCACGCGCGGAACGAGTTCAAAGTGCGAAGCGGGGCAACGGCTGCGACTATCGATACATCGAAACTGATCTCGGAAGATTATCTGCTGTCGGAGAATATCAACGTACTTTTGCAAATTTTATCCCCGATTAGCATGAACATTTAA